One Capricornis sumatraensis isolate serow.1 chromosome 8, serow.2, whole genome shotgun sequence genomic region harbors:
- the LRFN4 gene encoding leucine-rich repeat and fibronectin type-III domain-containing protein 4 yields MAPPLLLLLLASGAAACPLPCICQNLSESLSTLCAHRGLLFVPPNVDRRTVELRLADNFIQALGPPDFRNMTGLVDLTLSRNAITRIGARAFGDLESLRSLHLDGNRLVELGAGSLRGPANLQHLILSGNQLGRIAPGAFDDFLGSLEDLDLSYNNLRQVPWAGIGAMPALHTLNLDHNLIDALPPGAFAQLSQLSRLDLTSNRLATLAPDPLFSRGRHAEASPAPLVLSFSGNPLHCNCELLWLRRLARPDDLETCASPPGLAGRYFWTVPEGEFSCEPPLIARHTQRLWVLEGQRATLRCRALGDPAPTMHWVGPDDRLVGNSSRARAFPNGTLEIGVTGSGDAGAYTCIATNPAGEATARVELRVLALPHGGNGSTEGGRPGPSDIAASARTAAEGEGTPELEPAVQVTEVTATSGLVSWGPGRPADPVWMFQLQYNSSEDETLIYRIVPASSHRFLLKHLVPGADYDLCLLALSPAAGPSDLTATRLLGCAHFSTLPATPLCHALQAHVLGGTLTVAVGGVLVAALLVFTVALLVRGRGAGNGRLPLKLSHVQSQTNGGPSPTPKAHPPRSPPPRPQRSCSLDLGDSGGCYGYARRLGGAWARRSHSVHGGLLGAGGRGAGGSAERLEESVV; encoded by the exons ATGGCCCCgccgctcctgctgctgctgctggccagTGGAGCGGCCGCCTGCCCACTGCCCTGCATCTGCCAGAACCTGTCGGAGTCGCTCAGCACCCTGTGTGCCCACCGAGGCCTGCTGTTCGTGCCGCCCAACGTGGACCGGCGCACGGTGGAGCTGCGGCTGGCTGACAACTTCATCCAGGCCCTGGGGCCACCAGACTTCCGCAACATGACCGGGCTGGTGGACCTGACGCTGTCCCGCAACGCCATCACCCGCATCGGGGCCCGCGCCTTCGGGGACCTGGAGAGCCTGCGCTCCCTGCACCTGGACGGCAACAGGCTGGTGGAGCTGGGTGCAGGCAGCCTGCGGGGCCCTGCCAACCTGCAGCACCTCATCCTCAGCGGCAACCAGCTGGGCCGCATCGCGCCAGGCGCCTTCGACGACTTCCTGGGCAGCTTGGAGGACCTGGACCTGTCCTACAACAATCTGCGGCAGGTGCCCTGGGCCGGCATCGGCGCCATGCCCGCCCTGCACACCCTCAACCTGGACCACAACCTCATTGACGCGCTGCCCCCGGGCGCCTTCGCCCAGCTCAGCCAGCTCTCCCGCCTTGACCTCACTTCCAACCGCCTGGCCACGCTGGCGCCCGACCCGCTCTTCTCCCGGGGCCGCCACGCCGAGGCCTCACCCGCGCCACTGGTGCTGAGCTTCAGCGGGAACCCCCTGCACTGCAACTGTGAGCTGCTCTGGCTGCGGCGGCTGGCACGGCCCGACGACCTGGAGACCTGCGCCTCCCCGCCCGGCCTAGCCGGCCGCTACTTCTGGACGGTGCCCGAGGGCGAGTTCTCCTGTGAGCCGCCCCTCATCGCCCGCCACACACAGCGCCTCTGGGTGCTGGAGGGCCAGCGGGCCACGCTGCGGTGCCGGGCCCTCGGCGACCCTGCGCCCACCATGCACTGGGTCGGCCCCGATGACCGGCTGGTGGGCAACTCCTCCCGGGCTCGGGCTTTTCCCAATGGGACCCTGGAGATCGGGGTGACAGGCTCCGGGGACGCGGGGGCCTACACCTGTATTGCCACCAACCCGGCCGGCGAGGCCACAGCCCGTGTTGAACTGCGGGTGCTGGCTCTGCCCCACGGGGGGAACGGCAGCACCGAGGGGGGCCGCCCGGGGCCCTCGGACATCGCGGCTTCAGCCCGCACGGCTGCGGAGGGCGAGGGCACGCCTGAGTTGGAGCCGGCCGTGCAGGTGACGGAGGTGACAGCCACCTCAGGGCTGGTGAGCTGGGGGCCGGGGCGGCCAGCAGACCCCGTGTGGATGTTCCAGCTCCAGTACAACAGCAGCGAGGACGAGACCCTCATCTACCG GATCGTCCCGGCCTCCAGCCATCGCTTCCTGCTGAAGCACCTGGTCCCGGGCGCCGACTACGACCTCTGCCTGCTGGCGCTGTCACCCGCTGCTGGGCCCTCTGACCTCACTGCCACCCGGCTGCTGGGCTGCGCCCACTTCTCCACGCTTCCAGCCACGCCCCTATGCCACGCCCTGCAGGCCCACGTGCTGGGCGGGACCTTGACTGTGGCCGTAGGGGGCGTGCTGGTGGCTGCCTTACTGGTCTTCACTGTGGCCTTGCTGGTTCGGGGCCGGGGGGCCGGGAACGGCCGTCTCCCCCTCAAGCTCAGCCACGTGCAGTCGCAGACCAACGGAGGCCCCAGCCCCACGCCCAAGGCACACCCCCCACGCAGCCCGCCACCTCGCCCCCAGCGCAGCTGCTCCCTGGACCTGGGGGACAGCGGCGGGTGCTACGGTTACGCCAGGCGCCTCGGAGGGGCCTGGGCCCGACGGAGCCACTCTGTGCACGGGGGGCTGCTCGGGGCtgggggccggggggcggggggcagtgcCGAGCGGCTGGAGGAGAGCGTGGTCTGA